Within the Chiloscyllium plagiosum isolate BGI_BamShark_2017 chromosome 31, ASM401019v2, whole genome shotgun sequence genome, the region CAACATAGGAacttagaaacaggagtaggctgttcagcctctccagccATTTCCAGTATTCACTGAGATCATATTGATCTACAGCCTAACCCTATATACCTACCTTTGGCCCACATCtgttaatacctttgcttaacaaaaatttatctatctcactgttttaaaaaattctcaaggtcaggttcgtaggagagtagtctgacacagaacaaacgaccaagaggcgagtctgctagaatatgggcattttattccccgcagcgtcgccacaacgggtctggcttatactcactctacatgttaccaaaactgggagccgtcagttctcgtagagcggttgccaacaacccacgctcggcggttaaacgtaaccccggagcagactcaccgaactggagacttttccagctgatatactcttttccagatataaacattcatgtgaacagcagagcaaggctaaaaaacacattccattctggttacatacagataagaagattcacacgggactaagcaacacctccattccggttagattcacacatgtattgggacataatttttaaccgtttcaccacattccactgcttggaattttacaccacactcacatttaaaattaactgatccaccatcaactgctgtttgtggaagaaagCTCCAAATATCAActgccctttgtgtgaagaagtcctccctaacattcctcctgaatggtctgggcTTAATTCTCAGACCAAACTTCCaggttctggaatccccaacctGTGGAAATTGTTTATATTTATCaagttaatatcttgaagaatttaactttctaaattctagagaaaacagacctGATTTGTATAATCTTTTGTCATAACTTAATCCCTGAAATCCAGGTGTCATTCTTATAAATGGTACATTGTACtccttccaaggccaatatatccttcgcAAGACGTGGTGCTGTCAGTAGTCTAAGTGGGGTataaccagggttttataaaaGTGCAGCATAATGTCTGCATCCTTAAACTCCAGACTTCTACATATAAAAGCAAGCATTCAATTAGCTTTCATGATTACTTTCTATATCTGATcatacattttaaagatctatgcacctgagcCCCAGGTTTCTTTAGACTTCCTCTGTATTTAACTTCTTAACATCTAGTAAGTACACCAATCTATCCTTTCTCAGTCTAAAGTGATTAGTCTCACACTTGCTTAcactgaactccatcttccactgttttgctcattcacttactctatcaatattcctttgtaattttatgtatTGTCAATGCTGTCTACAATGCCATCTAACTTTGTATTATCTGTAAATTTGGATATATAACATACTGTATCATTTTCCTAGTCATTAATAAGTAGTGTGAATAGTTGAAACCCTAACAGAGTAACCACTGTCTGGCAGGGATCAGCCAACTACTAAATTCCCAAAGACTGATTGGACTGTACATGACAGTGAATCTTCCCATGGAAGTGCTGCTCTGATCAGTGATCCAGTGAGAGGCTATTTGCTCCCCAAGCATTTCAGAATGAAAGATGCAGATTCATTGTTTTCCCTTTAATTGAATTTTGCAATTCTCTTGTTAAAATTGCATTGTCATTTCCTTTCTGCAGAAAGGTTGGGAACCTGGAACACAATGTATAGCTAAGTGTGACCACAAAACCACAAAGAAAGATGAGCTATCTTTTCACAAGGGAGATATCCTGACAATTATTAAGGTTGCCAATGTGAGTATGTAATATCTGGAGTTTTTGTATTACCTTCTTATATCTTGTTTCCGATTTGGGAGGATTTTTTTGGGATGTGAAGTGTGTGGCATGCCACCTTGCCATCTGGGACATCATATGAATGGATGTACAGGTTGTTCCTCTATAACAACctgtactttacacagagggtggtgggcgtctgaaacgcgttgccagcagaggtggtagaggcaggcacggtagattcatttaagatgcgtctggacagatgcatgagtaggtggggaacagagggatacagatgcttaggaattgggtgacaggtttagacagtagatttggatcggctcaggcttggagggccgaaaggcctgttcctgggctgtaaattttctttattctttgttctttcatatGATGGCTGCTTTCTTGTGCGACTCCACGTTATAGAAAaatagcgcttaaagtgttggcgatgtaatcatgttacagcctaCACACAATATAAAaatttgcgctttagaaacagtgtcctcaatttgtcaatcacattataaCGAATTTGTATTAACAaaacatgcgttatagcagaatgacctgtatcacTTTCACGTTTGACCTTTTgaagaaaatcatttttaaatttccaaCCACTAAGCAATACTGCTCATTCATCAATGAATTCTCTGTCTCCCCTACAACTCCTTTACACAGTTCATATTTCAAATATCCTGATCAACTCATCCCATGCATTTATCTCAATAACTGCATGCATTCTGATAAACTCTTCCTATGCATGCAccctgcatgtaatattccaaaaattccCTGGATGAGGgtaaggttccagtggattgaaAAAACACTCTTATTCACGCATCCTGATAACTCTCCCCATACACACATTCTAATCAACTCTCCAATGCACCAAGCCTGCTTGCTATGATAAGTCCATTTCCAAACATAGGGGTATGCAGGGAGGAGAAAACTCAGTGCGATTCAAGAATATGGAACTCTGAAGGAATGAGTGAAAAATTAACAAGGAACTTGGAGAATGGGTGAGAAAGAAATGCAATATgagggaaaggaaggaaggataatattatttacatttattgataatatatatatttttttctattGTAAACAGAACAAGGGATGGTATAGAGCAAAAATTAATAAGACAGACGAAGAAGGTCTGATATCCAGAAATAATCTACGTGAGCGTGAGGCCATTCGAGTTGACCCAAACCTCAGTCTGATGCCGTAAGTACCTTTTCCAATTGTTAAATGGATTTGGCCAACAGAAATCTCCCCTGTCATTCTTCCAATAGTACCATATAATGACTAACAGTGCCTCAGTTTCTCATGTCATCCAAAAGATTAAATCTCTACCAGTGCAGTCGTtcctcagtgtggaagcagcaGTTTAGGTTATGTGCTCAGGTTTTGTATTGGGAATTAAACACAAGACCCCTGGCTCAGAGACATGACTGCTGCAACTGAGCTTAGACTGGGTTCTATAAATAATAATGACAGAAGGCCCGCACGATGTAAATGAGGCCTTACCTCAAAAAATGATCAATAACAATTTACTTTTTATTAAATCAGATTGGCTCATTAGACAGCTCTACCATCTCCGAGAATGCACAAGTATACATTGGAAATGAAAATAGTTTACCCTGTTAATCAGAATGCATGTGCTGTCACTATTTGGATATACCTCATTTAAGCCCAGACCAAAAGAACTTTGGCGGAGATATGAAATAATGAAGGGTTAGGAGGTGTACATAGATTTACTACTGGAGTTTCACCAcctgcacacaaccttctgctgGAACAAAGTTGTTTATTCAGCCAGAACAACATTGAGAGCAGTGACCATCTAATCTTATCTTGAAATAAGATGAAGCAATCGCAGTTGATATCGAAGAGGTTCAGAAGCCTGCAGAGCCAGAATGGCCGAGGCTTGGTCCCCAGTTTAAGATCACTGACCTCAGGTGCGTTCATGGGcaaaattttaattcaaaatcCATCCACTCTCACTTTGTAAAATTAAGTCCCAATGGCTTTAGACAGTACAATCAGCATCAGTGATCCATGGCTAGATAGAAAGTACATCAATTCCTGGTAAATTGGCAGTGGGGTATATCTCGACTTTGAGATAACAGAAATAAATCAATGGAATTAAGAATTGAAAGTGAAAATTTATTATTTGTTATTTTGCATTATCACAAAGTCGACTTTGACCTCGATGCCTTCCTCTATCAAAGTCCCCCATGGTTGTGTAGCTTGTCATAGTTTGGGCTTAAATGTGAATATTTGAGTGAGGTGTTCAAAGCCATCAATGCGATGGAACACCTGAGTCTATGGCTTCAGGAGAAGTGAGCAAAGTATAGCCAAAAAGAATTAATGTGTGGGCAGGAGGTTGGGAAGATCGGGGTTTTGAAACATTATTCGCTGGGTTTAGGTGGGCAGAGGGAGCTAAATCTGTTGCCTGAGGGGAGAAAATGTCATGGAAATGCCTTGAGTAACTTGCTAATATTTGTTCTTTCTTTACTCTTCATGAGATGGTTCCACGGGAAGATCAGTGGGGAAGATGCAGTGAGGGTGCTCCAGCCTACTGAGGATGGCCTGTTCTTGGTACGAGAATCCATTCGACATCCTGGTGACTATGTGCTGTGTGTCAGCACAAAAGAGGAAGTCAGTCACTACCGTGTCATTTACAAAGACAACAAACTAACTATCGATGAAGAAAACTATTTTTTCAACCTTATTGAACTTATTGAGGTGAGTAACCCAATTTCTGTTTGTCCCAACCTTCTGTATTGGATGATGTATGGTTATAAAAGGCAGGCTAACTGAGATCAAAGTGTAAAAACATCATACTGCCTTGTGAGGGAAACAATTCCGCATTTACACTCCAGGACATTTTCTAAATAGACTTGCTTCATACATTAGTCTGAGTAGAGAATCTTGGCAggctgaccaataagggaaattATTACAGTTTTTCCAACTGGGAGCTATATTTGACAATCAGGAATAGGATCCCAGACAATGGAGCAAGATGTAATAACCCTTATTCCAACCCAGTTGTGACTAGCTGGTTAACACTAGACATCAAACCTTGGACTTGTGTAATCAACTGACCTCAGTGCCAGGCTTCCAAATCACTGGAATCCCAGGGAAACGCCTGACGATGTTTTTTCAACAAATATCAGCAAATGTTAGCTTGCAAAACTCTGAAACTGGAAATATTTAAGGGGTGAATTTCCTTGGAATGTTCTATTTCCTTGGAAATGTCTGCTGAGGTTGCTGTGATGGACAAGGAGAACTCCAGTGTCATTGAGGAACACTCTGATTTCCTTCTCATTCCTCGTGCAGTTTGAGTATCAGAACCAATTAATCCTTTATTCCTTTCCCTGAAGTTTGAAGCTGATTCAAATGGAGAAGTGCTGTGATCTTTCTTGATTCGCACAACCAAACTGTCAGAGTTCAGTTTGCACCCTTGCCATAATCAGTCTTGAATGATATTTGTCAATTAAGCAACTATCCAGAGGAgacactccacaaatatcccccttTCTGAATGATGGaggagctcagcacatcagtaTATAAGACAAGATTGGAGcacttgcaacaatcttcagccacaagtgcaatgtggatgattcatcttggtcttcagccaatttgatttgttcttttggaatattgtgtgtaattctggtctccctcctatcggaaggatgttgtgaaacttgaaaggtttcagagaagatttataaggatgttgccagggttgaggatttgagctgtagagagaggctgaataaacttgggctgttttccctggagcgtcggaggctgaggggtgaccttagagaggtttataaaaccatgaggggcatggataagttaaatagacaaggtcttttccctggggtagaaaggtccagaactagagggcataggttaagggtgagaggggaaagatataaaagggacctaagttgcaactttttcatgccaagggtggtgcatgtatggaatgagctgccagaggatgtggtggaggctggtacaattacagcatttaaaagatatctgcatgggtatatgaataggaatggtttggagggaaatgggctaagTACTGGCTAATGGGActgggttaggttaggatatctggtcggcatggatgacttggactgagaggtctgtttctgtgctttacatctctatgactctgcaataTCAATAAATGGCTGggggcattggatactgcaaaagctatgggtcCTAATAACACTCCAGCAAGACAGGGGTCCCCAATTTACAAACATCCAACTTACAAGTACTTGTTCTTATGAACATGATCCCATACAGGAGTGTAATTTTAAATAACCAACATAAAAACTTTTCTTGTTCTTACAAACGGCTATTTTATCTTGTTCTGCATCATGTTCTGACATGAgtacaaatcaattttcaaacagATTCAGGAATGGAATTCATTCAGAATCTGGGAACTGCCTGTAGTACTTAAGACTCGTGGTTTAGAGCAAACAGAGCctctagccaagttgttccagtacagctacaacactaggACCTACTCAACAATATGGACAGTTGCTAGGTATTTCCTTTCCACAAAAAACAGGATGAATCTATTCCAGCCAATTACTATCCATAAGTTTTGTCTGTTTATTTAGCAAATGCGGATCCATGAATACACATATGGCCTCCTCGCTTGTTGAGTTTAAGCTGATTTTTCCGCCACTAATTCTGTGGCTGAGACAATACATAACACTGCTTGTGACTCTTCACAAATGTTTCGGGGATTTGTATCaaggggaaggcaatggccttattgtattattgctagattattaattcagCTAACATTCTGGGaatgtggattcaaatcccaccatggcaaatggggaatttgaattcagtaaagaatctGAAATTAAGGGTCTAATATTAACCATGCAACATTGTCAATGGTtagaaagcccatctggttctctaatatcctttagagaaggaaatctaccagccttactggtctggcctacttgtgagtCCAgccccatagcaatatggttgactgttaacaaccctttgggcaattagggatggacaataaatgctcatCCAGCAAtagatgccaacatcccatgagtgaataaaaaatattgtACTGTGGGTCCTAATGGTGGAGGTTGGCTACGTAAGGCCCTATTCAGCCCTAAATATGTTTAGAAAGGACCACTTTTGCCATGCTTCATTCAAAACCTGCCTTTCGACAGATTGGACTGTCAGAAGGAACTTGTTAGTGACTCCCTTGTTTTTCATTGATCCAGAGGATGTCTAACTGGTAGATCTTGCTCAGGGAGTTGTTCCATACAGATTGTTGAGGTGGAAGGCAGGCAGGAGGTGGCTGGTATGGGTCATCGAATGGGTCAGTGTGGTGCAGCCAAATGGTTTCAACCAGCTTGTGGTTGTTTTTGTCAGTTGGCAGCTGTGCGAGGGTTTGATGtttgtgagggcaggaatagtCCACTGCCATCACTTTGCAAGTTACTattaactagaaactgaactggactaactatATGAACAAAAGCAGCTCAGACTAATAGTCATGGAGTCCTTTGGATCCAACTCATccgcaccaaccagatatcccaacctgatctagtcccatttgccagcatttggcccatatttcctCTAAACCCtaactattcatatacccaaccagatattataatatcttttaaatattgaaattggaccagcttccaccccctcctctggcagctggttccatacacataccttcacaagtcaggaatgtgatggaatactctccactggatgagtacagctccaatagCTCTTAAGAAGCTGGGcatcatccaaaacaaagcagcaaaCTGGTAGGCACCCCACACACCACGTTAAATATCTATTCCCTGCACCACTTAGCAGTGGGtgccatcaacaagatgcactgcagcaacacatCAAGGCTTCCTTTGACAGttccatccaaacccatgacctctaccaactagaaggacaagggaagcactTGCATGGGTGCACCACCATCTGTGCATTCACCTCTGAGTTGCATGCCATCCTGCTTTGAAATTATGTTGCTattcttcactatcactgggtcaaaaatctgGACCtgtctttctaacagcactgtgggtcaacctgcactataagtgattcaagaaggtggctcaccaccactttctcaaggacaattaggcaTTGGCAACAATTGTTGatccagccaacaatgcccaagtGCTGCAAAAGAATTAAGAAAAGGAAGACTTGACACATGCTAAGTCTAAACAGTGGTATGAAAGCACAAGTCTTGCCATTACACCTATGTATAACCACGGTCTCCATATAGATATGCCACTTTGCCCACACATTCACATCAGTCAACATGACATGTGATATCTGTCTTGGGGAATTCCTACTTACACACTCTCGACACAATGAGCAGTATGGAGAACAATTGAACCCAACCATAATTGCTCTGATTGGAATGGTTCAGTTATAAAAGATGGCCTCGTACCAAGTCAAGTCAGTCTATCAGCTCAAAAATATCCCAGTGCTAGTTCCTGATCATAAAGTGGCCTTTAGAGCCCAGTAATTTTGGTTTCAACTCTAGCTACATGTGGGCCTCAAACAGAAACTATTGGCCTTGGTACTGCTTCCAGCTCTGACCCCCAGCCCTGCCCTCAGACCCTGGCCCCCAATGTTAGTATACAGTGGGCCCCTTGGAGCCATAGTTCCTGGTTGTTTATTCCTGATGGTCTCCCTGTGCCAAGCCCTGGTGACTGCGAGGTCTTTGACCTTTAGGGACCACAGTAAGCTGTCCCTTTGCACTCTGCTAAATTCCTGCTGAAGTTTGCTTTTTGCCTCCTTGGCACCATTTTTGCTGCTTGGACTAAGAAAACATTTGGTCaattaagaaacaaaatatgGGTTCTAATTATGTCACAGCTCAACCATCTGTACCCAGAGCATAGCAGAGGAATAATAAATTTGGTATAAGTATTACCATTTAATAACTAATCTGATCCAAATTTATTATTGTGGTACTTCAGTAAGTTACTTTGTAAATTGactcaaaatcctgggattctttATACTATAATGATCTGGGTCTAAACTAGGATTTCCAAATTTAAGGGTAGTATTCTTTTGCATACATTCCAGTATTTCTTTGTTTTGCAAAGCTTGAATAAggtaaattattcattcatttttatttattttattcatttacaggatatggacatcattggctagatcagcatttattgcccagagagcagttaagagtcaaccaattcAAACTTATTATACTTCTGATGGTATAAATGGTTGAGAAGcttagctgtctgacagaaagcagagagtggggataaaatggtccttctcaggatggcaaccagtgacaagtggtgttccacaaggctcaatgatgggaccacaacttttcattttatacattaatgatctaaatgaaggatctgagggcattctggctaagttggCAGATGCTACAAAGacagatagagggacaggtagcgttgaggaggtggggaggctgcagaaggatttggacaggttaggagagtgggcaaagaagtgacagttgGAGgacaacatgggaaaatgtgaggtcatgcactttgatagaaggaaagaggcatggactattttctcaatggggagaaaattcagaaatctgaagtgcaaggaGACGTGGGAGATCTAGTTCTgtattctctcaaggtaaacttataGGTTGatttggtagttaggaaggtaaatgcaatgctGGCACTTATTTTGaggggacttgaatataaaagcagggatgtacttctgaagctctgtaaggctctggccagaccacatttggaatattgtgtgcagttttgggccccattttctcaggaaggatgtgctggccctggatcgtgttcagaggagattcacaagtatggtcccaggaatgaaaagcttaacatgtgaggactgtttgaggactctaggtttaTCCTCGATGGAgtatagaaggatgaggggggaacctaattgaaacatattgaatgggctggacagagtagatgttgggaagatgtttccattggtaggagagactaggacctgagggcatagccttagagtaaagggaagacctgcgattttggagaagatttgtagctcaggttgtggatcaggttgtaagtttgctcactgagctggtaaatttgttctcagacgtttcatcacttgctaggtaacatcatcagtgagcctccaattaAGTGCTGGTGTTTTGTCCCACttactatttatgtgtcttgatctgttgtgggtgatatcacttccggttcgttttctgagaagttggtaaatggaactcaaattgatttgtttgttcatggagttccggtttgaatgcccgGCCTCCAGAAATTCCCACGCGTCTTTGTTTAGCCTGACCCAGGATGGACATATTGTTCCAGTCGAACTGTtgtccctctttgtctctgtGTATGGGTACCGGTGAtaattggtcatgtcttttggtggctagttggtgctcatgtatcctggtggctagttttttgcccATCTGTCTGATACAATGTTTGTTGCGgttcttgcagggtattttgtatataatGTTCATTCTGTGGGTGGTTGGcacagggtcctttaaattcatcaggagctgtttcagtttggtggtaggtttgtgggctactatgatacCTAGGGGCTGGAGTAATCTGGTCATCATCTCCGAGCTGTCTTTAATGTATGTCAGGGTGGCTAGAGTCGCTAGGCGTGTTGTGTCTTCCTTTTCACGCCTGTTGTGCAGGAATCAGCAGACTGCTCTTATTGGGTACTCGTTTCTGAATACGTTGTACAGGTATTTTTCCTTGGCTTCTCTTAGTCCTGGgtgttgcagtgtgttgtggctcatttaaataatgtcctgatgtagCTCCATTTGAGAGTGTTGGGAGGTTGCTCCTGTACCCTAATCGCAGATACCAACCtcacttaccaacaggtggcgatggATCGgactccacagctagaaaaccGCATTACAGCATCCTAAGAAAGATTCATAAGAAATTAgcactgaaaatatgttgctgtgttctctgaaacgctccgcaagtaggcggcctgtctccccaatatagaggaggcctcATCGgatgcagaggatgcaatagttgatgtgtgtggaggtgcaggtgaatttgtggcggatatggaagtttcctttggggccttggagggaggtgaggggggaggtgtgagcgcaagtcttgcacctcctgcggttgcaggggaaggtgccgggagtggcggttgggttggtgggggatgtggttctgacgagggagtcatggagatgttccctaaagcgctctgctaggaggcgtccagtNNNNNNNNNNNNNNNNNNNNNNNNNNNNNNNNNNNNNNNNNNNNNNNNNNNNNNNNNNNNNNNNNNNNNNNNNNNNNNNNNNNNNNNNNNNNNNNNNNNNNNNNNNNNNNNNNNNNNNNNNN harbors:
- the LOC122565233 gene encoding megakaryocyte-associated tyrosine-protein kinase-like encodes the protein MALKGWEPGTQCIAKCDHKTTKKDELSFHKGDILTIIKVANNKGWYRAKINKTDEEGLISRNNLREREAIRVDPNLSLMPWFHGKISGEDAVRVLQPTEDGLFLVRESIRHPGDYVLCVSTKEEVSHYRVIYKDNKLTIDEENYFFNLIELIEHYMKDACGLITRLTKPKLKEGTKSAAEELSKTGWVLNMQQLTLGEQIGEGEFGGGCLMNSFLIF